ttcaatttcttcatcattggtgcCAATAGAGCATACATTTAGAAGTATGTGTGCTACCAAATAACAATTTGCCATATTCattttcaagtaaaataaaaacatCCCAGGAGGGTAAAAGATTCACCAGAAAAATCATTTTGCCTTGAAACATAATTCATAGATCCTACATAACAAAAATCCTGTCTCACTGGGCTCTTTGGTTACAGCTTAAACGAAACCTACATTGATTGAAAACATGTGTCATTTTTGAAGTTTATCGCACAAATGCTCAATTTGAGTCTTTAAAACTCCTGTCCATTTATTTCTTGGTAGTTAGGATATTAAAATATGCAAATAAGCATGCGATAGTTGGTCAGTGCTAACCTTTTTGTAATAACTAATGCGCTCTCCCAACAGCTGCCATTCCTTCTATTCATGTCACCTTCACCCAGGAGCCACGCAATGCTGAAGCCGGTTGCTTTTTACTTGATTAAATTTCTGGAGGTTGAAGCTAGGCCAAAAATCCTCACCTCCCTCTTTCCTAAAtactttttctcctctctcctaaTTACATTGCTTTACACTGATTTACATGAATTTCAGCTTTCAAAATCATTGGTCTTTGCTGAATGCAAATGGGCACATAAGAAAATTATATTAAGTTTGCACAATTGATCTTTCATCATTTCAAATGGTACCTTTGAACAGCTCCTGAATCGTCTGTCTCAAATACTTCCAGCGCTGAGTGTCTTCAAGAGACATGGGGTCACCCTGGGGAAACCCATTCTCTGTGATGTAAATTACAGGGTTATTATACGTATCCTAGAACAAGAGAGAAGAAGTTTTATTCCAAAcagatgtaaaaaaagaaagaaagaaagaacaagaagcCCATAAAATCAGGTGCATAACCTTCCATCTTCTCTCAGCTACGGCCCCAAACTAGTTTTCATCAAATTGCAGTGGCCCTATTAACTTCATTTTCCACGCACTGACCTTTTATGACTGACAATGGAGAAGCCAAACTGTGCAAATGTCCATGAAGACAGTCAAATGACTCTTATTATAATAAGAAGTCAGAAATCTCTCTCTCCCATCAGCATCTGCTGATTGTCACTGCTCCTTAACCCCTTGGTCCTGCCAGCAGCTACCTTCTCTATCCCCTGACAAGAGGAGTCCTGACAACTGACCATTGAGATTGTCATTTTTGCTGCTCCGATGCCATCCAGCAAAGCGGATGCTGACACAGAATCGAGCCGTCTCAACACTCGGTGTGTCTTATGACTACCACAGCCAGGCAGCCAGTGTGAAAAATCATCGCTAAGCTGCTGGCCACAAGGGACTTCACCAACAAAGTCTAATTTGTGACAGCtaggaagaagccctggtggcataggctgTTAACACATGCAGTTGCTAACCCTAAAGCTGGAGGCTtaaatccactcagaggcaccgtGGAAGAATGGTCTGGTGATTGGCTTGTGACAAATCATCCCTTGAAAACCATGTGGAGCACCGTTTTGCTCTGACAGCTGGAGCAACaccatgtgttggaatcaactcaatggctactGGGTTGTGTGTTGAGTTTGGGTGTAGATCGGTTGGgagggcactgtgggttaggtgttggactgccCCCTGTAAGATTGATACTTCAAGCTcatcggcaggagaaagatgaggctgtctgctctcaggaAGATATATGGTCTCAGACACCTCATAGAGAGCCACTTAAAGTCACAGCTGGTCTTCACAAACCACCATTCAACTCCTAATCCGCTCTTCCTAGGCAGGCTACTGCCTTGTTTGTTAAAACCACTCTTGCTTCAagtccatatatatacacacatatgcctgccttcctgcctccacCTTCCCAACTTCCCACCAGTGGAGGTGTAGAtaacccaaactcaccgccatctgtCGATGCCGACACATGGGGACACTACAGGACAGAAAACAACtacacctgtgagtttccaagactgtaacagtctcgtctttctctctaggagcagctggtgattttaaactgttgaccttgcagttagcattccaacatgtaaccacgatgTCACCAGGACACCTTCCATAGACTGAAACAAATAGTACATTTACCTTGATGTATTTCAGTAGTTTGCGGATCCCCCATGGTACGATGTAGACCCATTCTACACATTCCCAAGATGGATCTGGAAAAAATTCAACTTCTGCATCCTGGAGAAGGCCCAGCGCTCCATCCTTGTTCTCCTTGTCCTTGACTACACGAGATGTATAATACTGCACAGCAAAGAAGTCAGCAGTGCCtttgatcattttcttttcttcttctgtaaATTCTGGAAGCCTGGATGAGGGATAGCCTTGCCTTTGACTCATAGCGGCCACCCGGGACTTGACAACTTCAGGGTAATCACCATCGATGAATATGGGTTTAGCAAAGTAATCCAAGTGGAAGGTGATGGCTCTTTGTGCAGCTTCCTGATCAGCCAGTGAATTGGGATCGGCCGGTTCTAGCCAGCCAGCAAACAAGGCCATGGACACCATGCCCTTCTGCTCTTTTCGGAAGAAAGAATCATAGCTATGCCAGGTTCTGGCATGGGCCTTAATCAAATTATGAGCTGCCTGATAACCTCCGGTTCCAATGCGAGGCACACCTGGAGGAAATATACCTGAATCGTATGCAAACGCAGCTAGTAGGTTGGGCTCATTGATGGTGAGCCACTGTTTGACTCGATCCCCAAAAGTACGGAAGCAGAACTGGGCATATTTGTCGAAAGAGTCGATGATGGCTTCTGACAGCCACCCTCCTTGATCTTCTAAAGACTGGGGCAAGTCAAAGTGGTAAAGGGTCACAATGGGGGTAATCCCATTGGTTATCAAGTCATCAATGATTTTGTTGTAGTAGTCCACACCTAGAAGAAAGCACACACGAGAAGAAAACTTACTTTTTGTACATTGGTAACGCAGTTTAAAGAGGATGAGATTAGGAAATCATTTCATAAATGACTTTCAGTATCAGGGTCAAATCTTCCAACAAAATAGACCATGTATTGCATTGGAAAGCtgtggtccaagaccttaggagagcagatgggtcactcagggtgcgaggtagtaccgatgaagaacacagctttcccccagatcctggatgcttcctccccacaactaccatgatctgaattctaccttgcagggctggatagggcagaggctgtacactggtacatatgagggctggaggctcagggaatccagggtggatgataccttcaagaccaagggtgtgaggggcgatgctgggagaggggagggtgagtgggttggaaagggggaactgattacaaggatccacatgtgacctcttccctgggagatggacggcagagaagggggaggagggggactccggatagggcaagatatgacaaaataacaatatataaattaccaagggcacatgagggagggggagagggagtggggagggagggggggaaaaagaggacctgatgcaaagggcttaagtggagagcaaatgccttgagaatgattggggcagggaatgtatggatgtgctttatacaattgatgtatgtatatgtatggattgtgataagagttgtatgagtccctaataaaatgtaaaaaagaaaagaggagggaaaaaaaagaaaatgattagggcaaagaatgtacggatgtgctttatacaattgacgtatgtatatgtatggactgtgataagagttgtatgagcccctaataaaatgttttttttaaagaaatttttttaaaaagccactacatcactctgaggactaaagcGCACCTAACCCAAGTCATTAACTTTTCAAACACCTCGCGTATATTTGAAAGCTTGACAATGAAAAGGAGACGTCGGAGAACAATGGACACATTAGaaatgtggtgttggcaaagaatactggctATGTTGCGAATACCTGAAAGAGACCTGCTGGTGCAGTAGTTGTAGGTTGGGCTTTgacctgcaaagtcagcagttctaaagacGAGTCTTTCTTCTCCCTAAGGAATTACAGTCTCTATTTTGGAAACTcataaggacagttctaccctgtcctatagggtcatgatgagtcagtatcaactcgatggcaatgagcttgggttGAATATTTGGTGACTCCAAAGCAAATCCTCCTTGGAGAAAACACaactagagtgctccttacaaaGAAGGAGAGTGAAACTTTGCATGGCTTATCTTGCACACTTCATCAAACAGACCTTTCACTGGGAaacaacatcatgtttggtaaagaagcaggtctaagaaaatgagaaaaacctGGGGAAgcgtattggttgtgtccccacagaactggaacatgcatacggaccccaccatgacacaccaaacaaggtgTAAAGTACGGAGcattacacaaagagactggaccatatgctggCCCAATctagaattagcccgacccccacaatcgaaggaagtaccacagaaaatgaaaatagattgtctggtttgggaaaggaactgacccaccacaccacacccagaaggaagctgaaacaaagaagGAGGAAGGACCGAGTGGAGtatacctgggcccaccaagctcaggggatgatagcccggctcaaagggcccatcgtacagagaggacaATACAGCTGACCACACtgtgagatgcaacatcctgcaccgacccatggtcctacatgggacagcacttgagacacaatgggggatgtgcgactgagctgaacccaccacactgaggcaaacactgggggcgtgcaatggagcagtggggggagcagagcaatgagatcccgagggagtataaaggatggactttggggccaggacatggcaccccacatgactcatccggaaaacactcctaaaggccaacaaacagacctc
The Tenrec ecaudatus isolate mTenEca1 chromosome 3, mTenEca1.hap1, whole genome shotgun sequence DNA segment above includes these coding regions:
- the LOC142442498 gene encoding cytosolic beta-glucosidase, translating into MGGWDADGKGPSVWDTFTHQGGERVFKNQTGDVACGSYTLWEEDLKCIKQLGLTHYRFSLSWSRLLPDGTTGFINQKGVDYYNKIIDDLITNGITPIVTLYHFDLPQSLEDQGGWLSEAIIDSFDKYAQFCFRTFGDRVKQWLTINEPNLLAAFAYDSGIFPPGVPRIGTGGYQAAHNLIKAHARTWHSYDSFFRKEQKGMVSMALFAGWLEPADPNSLADQEAAQRAITFHLDYFAKPIFIDGDYPEVVKSRVAAMSQRQGYPSSRLPEFTEEEKKMIKGTADFFAVQYYTSRVVKDKENKDGALGLLQDAEVEFFPDPSWECVEWVYIVPWGIRKLLKYIKDTYNNPVIYITENGFPQGDPMSLEDTQRWKYLRQTIQELFKAIQLDKVNLKMYCVWSLLDNFEWTQGYNSRFGLFHVDFEDPARPRVPYASAKEYAKVIRNNGLEGHL